CATGCTTATCAAGCTTACGGTTTTCGGCCTCAAGTTTTTCACGGGCAGACTTTTCAAGGCTCAACTCACTTGAGAGCAGGACATTTTCACCTTTAGCCTGCTGGAGAGCTTCATCCTTTTCTGCAAGCTGCTTGCGAAGATCTGCGACTTCTTCAGGACTCAAGGTTTCAATATTGCCCTGATCTTTGGATTCATCCTTTTTACTCATTTCAAATCACCCCTTATGCTTCCGGAGGAATTTCAGTAACCGCAACTTCAAGGCGGACAAGCCATGCGTCATTAAGAATGGCACTGGCATAGTAAGTGATCCAACCGACACTGCCCCGCTGACCGAGCTTGTCGCTTTTACTGGGGGTCTCGGGATTCACAACCTTGGGAACAACGGATTCCTTACCCTTGAGAGCCACATCACCGTAAGCATCGGCTCCGAAAATGTAGATGGGGTAAACATCAGCGTTGGTTCCGGACTCGGAAAGCATCTCAGTTCCGGAAGCAGCTTTTGCACCACCGGCATCGACAAGAGGCTCAATGGAAGTTGAAACCACGTAACGGACGTCTTCAACCTTACCGATCTCATTCTCATAAGGAGTAAGCTGTCCGTATTCTTCCACCGGAACAAAACCGGGCATTTCACGAATATCAGATTCACAATCGGAATGAGTGATGCCTATGAATGAAGCGGCAACAGCTTTTGTGCCGTACCTGACACTGGAAGACATGACCTTGGTAACTTTGCGGGCCTTCTGCCGCTTAAGAGCACGGGTAGCCAGTCTCTGCACACTTTTGGTGATGGGCTTAACAACCGTTCCACGGGATGTACCACCGGAATAAATGACGTTAGTCCCGGCACCGACAGTGCCTCCCAGAACCATATCGAGAGTCTGCCCGGCCTGTTCACCCAGAATACTCATGGACTCCTGAAGAACGGGATCTTCGTGAGTATCCTGAATCACATCAGTCAATTCGATGTAATCACCATACTGCTTCAGGGTAGCGGTGACGTCAGTCTTGGTAAGCTTCTTACCGGCAGGTGTTACACCTTCAACCAACGGAACAGTTGCCGGCGGAAGAGCGTTGTACCTGCGCCACTTAACAATCTGCCCTTTGTTCTTGGGCATCTTGAGAGACTGGGCAAATCTCCCGAAAATATTATAATTGTCTGCCCTTTTGAGAAAACCGGGAACTGAGTAACCGGCTGTTCTGGGGCTGATATCGCCATATATGGTAGTTGCCATTTCAACTCCTATTCTTCAGCCGCTGCGGCATCGAACGCACCTTCAAAATCATCCTGATCAGGTCCGCGATTACCGCTCACAGCCTTACGTTTTCCGGGAGGCGCAATAAGATTCTTGGCCGCTTCTTTAGCGACCTTATCTTCTCTAGTCCCGGACGTTGCTTCTTTGTATCTGGTCAACAATTCGGACACCTGCGCAGCATTGCCGGAAGCCTGTACCTGCTTGGCCTTGAGAGCTTCATTGTAAGGAAGTGTTTCGACCCAGTTGTTAAACCCGGCATTAAATTCTCCGAGCTTTTCAGGATTACCGACCAGCTGCACGTAATCGGGATGAGCCTTGCCGATCTCAGCATAATGAGCTCTACGCTGATCCTGCTCATGTTGACTGATCACAGCATCCACACGGGGATTCACCTGCCGAAGCAAATGCGCTGATTCCAGCAGTCCCACCACGGCCTCAGGACCGAATTCAGTCAAGTTAGCCCGGTAACGCCGGCCCTGCTCAGAATCCTCCAGAAGAATATCCTCGTACTGCGGATTAAGCCTGAGAATGGCGTCAGTTTCGGCCTTGATGTCTTCAGGGATTTCCACCAACGCAGGGGAATCATCTTCAGAATGCTCCTGTTTGCCGAAGTACTGATCCAGAATATCCCGGCCTTCTGCCAGCGGGTCCACGTCTTCGCTTCCGCGCAGTTCTGCATCATCAGTGTCCGACGAATCCGGATCTTCCCCGGACTCTTCCTCTTCAGGTAAAATCTGGTCTGAAGCGGACCCGGCATCAGCCTCAAGGTCCTCATCTTCGGACAGGGGGTCACCCTCACCCCCGTCTTCGGCTGCGAGATCCGAATCATCAGAGACTTCCAGTTCATCCTCATTCAAGGAATCATCGGTAAGCTCGTCACCTGACTCAGCTGCTTCAAAGCCGCGTTCAAAATCAGTCATTTCCTGTTCTTCAGTATGGAGATTGTCTTCAGCCATCATTTCCTCCTATGAATACGGATCCTGACTTTCCTGCTTTTTAGGAGCAGCGGTCAGATCCATTAAAATATCCTGATAAGCCTTGATTCTGCCCTGCAATTGCGGAACAGCATCCACATGGGCATTGACCAGATTTTCCGTCTCTTCCCGCATGCGCAGTTGAAGATATTCGCGGAACAGACTTACGGCAGCCCCACCACCTTCAAGAATTGCTTTTGCTTTCATCTGGCTAGTCATCATCTTCAGCTCCTTCATTAAATCCGTCCTCAAAGCTTCCGGCGGTATCGATACCCAGCTTGACCAGTTGCAACTCAATGTGCTTGTCCTTGCCGTCCGGTTGCGCTCTGGCTCCACAAACAAAAGCCTTGGCTTCAAGCTTCACTGTAGAACCGACCTTCAGCTCGCTGGGCTTCAGGCCCAGCTTGGAAACCACCTCGTCATCAAGACTGAGCCGCAAGCCCCACGGAAAGTCTTCATGTTCCGGCTCAACGACAGCTGGCGAATCCTTGCCCTTCTTCTTTTCCGGCTTACGCCGCATGTCCACGAGCTTCATGCGGACCTCCTTCCGGCATCAAAGCACCGGACTGTTGCTGAAGCATGGACAACAACTGTTGCTGAACATCCACACCCTTATTTTCTAATTCTTCAACCAATGCTTGAACATTTGCCCGTGCTGTTTCGGCCAGACGTTCACGTTCCCAGCTTTGCTTTTCACGTGCTGAACGCAACACACCGTCAGGCAAATCAAGGTTTTTACAGATTTCCTTGATCAACTTTTCGTCATCGATCCAGCCTTCAAAACGGGGATTGTCGGTGATGGCCGCAATAGTCTGCATGCGTTCAAGCTGCACTTCCTTGGCCATGAGCACGGAGGTTCCGGTTGCAATGACTTCAAAGTCACCCTTGATGTCCTGCCGGGGATTGAACTGCATGTTCCAGAAATACATTTTCTTGAAGAACGGACGGGTAATGTTCTCATCATGAGATTTGACCAGATCCTTGAGAATCTGGTGCGCTGCCCCGATGAGCATGGAAAGCCCACGGGCAGTCTTGCCGGCTCCGCGCATCTGGGAACCGTCACCGCCCATGAAGCGCGGCACGGACATATCGTCCACCATGTCGTTAAAGACACGGACCAAAGCCATGAGCTCGTTGGTATAGGAAGGGACAGAGAAAAATTTGAGAGCTTTGTTCATGTCTTCCACAGAACGGAAAGGCCAGAACTTAAAAGCATAGATGTCGCGCGGATCTTCGTCCTGAGTAAACGCGCTCATGTTAGCCGCAACCTGCGGTCCGCATGAAACAGAGGCATTATCCAGCAGCATGCGCATAGCCGAGTTCAAAGCCTTCTGAGGATGACGCAGCAGCTTGGGCAGGCCGTCCCCCCAGATTGAGTCTTCATCTTCCACGAAGTAATCAAACTGATAAGGAATGGTCGCGCCCTCAAGGGGATTGATAACCGCCTTGATAACCTTATCGCCCAGCATCCAGACATTAGCCGGGAAGATCTCGGAAAGATCTTCGTCTGGAATCTGGATACCCACGGATGCAAGCTGATCTCCAGTCAAAGTTCCCCAGAACTCATAAACCCGGTAACGCTTATCCATCTTGCGGGTTTCCCCGCTACCGATTTTCTGTTGCAGCTTCAGAGCCTTGTATGAGTCCAGATCGCCATCCTTATTATCCAGCAGGTAGGCGCGGATGACGTTTTCCTTAAAACCGGGGAACTCCTTCAAATCCAAGACTTGCTGGCGGTTGTAGATATGGTCCTGAAAAATATATTCGCAATCCCCAAGGCGGGTCGCGTTGGCATCTGGGTAAGCATTCCAAACCGAGACATCTTCATAAAATGGACGCAGCTCTGTGGATTCAGTTTTCTGCAACTTCCAGCTACCGTCTTCGGTAACGGCGTATGCTTCACGAAATTCTTCACGAACCAACGGCCCCTTCAAAATTCCTGTACCGTACTTAAGCTTCTGCTCCGCCACGGACTTACACACCGAGCGGTATGATTTACGACCGGAACCACCCACCAGCTGGTCGGAGATCTCTTCGCACATGGCGGAACAAGAATCCTTAGCATTCTTATCCAGCAGCTTTTCAAGTTCTTCCGGTGTAAGCTCCGCGCCCTGCATGGCGGCCTGCTGCTGGTAGTGAGCGACAACCGAGGGATGAAGCTCCGGTCTGGGCGAAGGCTTGAGATCCCAATTGCGTTCATCGGAAGCAGGAAAAAGAAAATCCATAACCTGAGTAAGCACAGTATTCAGCTTAACCCGCGTAGCCGGCACGTACATCTTGGAACGC
Above is a genomic segment from Maridesulfovibrio sp. containing:
- a CDS encoding N4-gp56 family major capsid protein yields the protein MATTIYGDISPRTAGYSVPGFLKRADNYNIFGRFAQSLKMPKNKGQIVKWRRYNALPPATVPLVEGVTPAGKKLTKTDVTATLKQYGDYIELTDVIQDTHEDPVLQESMSILGEQAGQTLDMVLGGTVGAGTNVIYSGGTSRGTVVKPITKSVQRLATRALKRQKARKVTKVMSSSVRYGTKAVAASFIGITHSDCESDIREMPGFVPVEEYGQLTPYENEIGKVEDVRYVVSTSIEPLVDAGGAKAASGTEMLSESGTNADVYPIYIFGADAYGDVALKGKESVVPKVVNPETPSKSDKLGQRGSVGWITYYASAILNDAWLVRLEVAVTEIPPEA
- a CDS encoding capsid staple protein, which translates into the protein MKLVDMRRKPEKKKGKDSPAVVEPEHEDFPWGLRLSLDDEVVSKLGLKPSELKVGSTVKLEAKAFVCGARAQPDGKDKHIELQLVKLGIDTAGSFEDGFNEGAEDDD